The DNA region CATGCTTCTAAGTTAATTGTATATTATCCATTTGGCACAATCAATTATACTAGGTTGTTGACTGACCACTTTGATTAATAGGTAAGATTTTTATCATCATTAATTAatctgaaaaacacagaatacCCAAATACCTTTGAAATGGACCTTGAACCCTGTGGATGACCTGAAACATGACAATGTCATGTACCAGCAGATCCCTGTCTCTTAGTGAACGCATAGGCCTCAGGCATCCTGCATTGGCCAAGTAATCAAGCAGAGGTTCTTTTGACTTCTCAAGGTCCTCAAGGGTTGTACTTTGAGATATCTAGCATCACAAAGAGCAGAGGAAGGGCTTGTTATGGAAGTTACTTAGTAGGCCTATAACCTATTAGAAGGAACCCAGCTACTAGTGGTCTACACAATCACAATATGCCCAAGCGTACATTGGAAGTCAAATGACtgcacatatttttttaatacgtTTACaatgtgcttaaaaaaataagaaaatatactCTTTCGTCTACCTTTATCTGCTGAGTCTTAGTTTAATACAGCAGCAACATATAAAAACTTGGCATTCAGCAATGGCCAGACTGATCTGGATAAACATACCCTGCAAAAGAAAACTGGAATACAAACTATTTCCAATTCACTATAagatttataaaataaacatatagaGACCTTTTTGACTTTTTCGAAGAGTTCCAGGTCAGCTATGTCTTCCAGGGCTGGATTTGCTGAATTTCCAACCAGAAGAGAAAATACTGTTGGTGACAGAAAGTTAGGTGGTGGACCACCATGTACCAAGCTCACTGCAATGGCTCTGCCAGAGATGTAGTACCAATCCCCTCTGAGAGCTGCAAAGCAACAGaataaaaggaaaagcaaaatTGTCAGTAATGTtgcctgtaaaaataaatatcagttaAACAGTTCCCACGATTAATGTTAGAAAAATAGGTAATTACCAGTACTGTCAAGAGCCAAGTTCTTGCAGTTTTCTTTCCCCTCAAACATGGCTGACCTGGCAATGGTGTCCATCAATAGTCTCAAGAATTCCCTCCTTGGCCCGCCTAAATCAACCCCTTCCTCATTTTTCCCCATATCATCTGAGAATTTCACACAGATCATCAAGTTGGGATCATAAGATAGCCTTTGAAAACCACGCAAGGCTCCCTCCCACACAGGAGAGCGATTTATATTAAATTTGCACTGCTGTTTTGTGCTAATTTTGCTTGATAGTTCCAGCAGTATCTCTTGAACAGGGACTTTTTCtgcactaaaaaaagaaaataaaacagaaaataaaatatatcagcCACGTAGTCATGTTACAGAATTTGAGAATATGTGTCACACTGATCATAGAGATTTAAAGCTTAAAAGTTTTATATTGATTTGACAATTCTGGAAAGCTATAATCATGTCTCAAACTCAAATTCTGTACGTTTGTTACTCACATCTGATTCTCCAAGCTTGCAATTATAGCTTGATTTAAATCCTCATCATCTGAAGAATCGCCAGAAAGCGATGCCACGAGAGTTAAATATGAAGAATAATCTTCATCATTAACACTTATGGCAGGGATGTCTTCGcttcttgcattgaaatctctGCTGTGACTGCTTGTGCTGGGTTTGTCATCACTTATTGCCATGTAGCCTTCATCACAAATGCTGTTCCCATTACTTCCTTGCTTGCTCGTCGCCTTTTACCAACACTCCTTCCAATACAGTTGGTCCCAGTATCATCTTCTTCATCACTGCTAGTGCCAGGGTTATCACCTTTAACATGTCTTCTTAACCTTGTAGTGACTTGGCTGCTCATGTCTTGTTGGATTTTTGAACTATCAACTTCAAAACAGTCATCGTCACTGTCCTTATCAGTTGCACAACTGCTTAATGCTGATTTGGAGCTGATGTGGGAAAGATCTTTGTCTTCATCTGATTCACTCTTCAACAGAGAAAGACCAAAAACATATATCAAAAGCAAGTAATTATAGCTTAtcttaaaaagattaaaataagaaatatcCACATTGATTGCTCCCAAAcacttgttttaaataaatatattctaTTTTGCTAGAAGCCCAAttgttgacatgtttttttccaaatcatgattctttttcattcttttagGAACTTGCTAAAAGTGTCCTTGATGGCCTTACATAGAGGGCTTTGGTTTTAAAAACCTTTAGGATCAGCATCCCATTCAGCTCCTGACCATCTTGGAGCTTTGGAGACACCAGCTTATTGCCACAAGCCATTAGAAACTCGAggctacaaaaaataaatagggACAACAGCAATTGCTAATtagttaaatgttttaaatattagttaaatattttattatgtactgttctgtttgtgtgtatgctttTATGACTTTTAAATTCTACTGGTATAGTCCATATGTTTTAATAATGATGaataatattttaaacttaTTTACTTTGGTATATTATCTTTAAGTACAAGTCATTACATGAATACACACAGTAACAATAAACAATAGTATTTTGCTTGACATCCTCTGGAATGCGTTCACCAAAGCTTTCCTTGATGTGTTTCACGACAGTTTGGTTGTCCCAGGTCTTCTGGAATTCAAAAGCACTGAGGATGTGCCCATGTTTGTGTAACCATAATTTTGAACCTTGTTTGCACACTACTCCCCATGATGGAGCTGGAAGTAGTATAACATCTTTGTTGAAATGGTCATGCTGCTGTGCCATAGctctgaaatataaatataactaTTAGATACCATAAACAACAGCAAGTGATAACTAATAATACTGAGATGCAGACAGCAGAACACTATCCAAACCTCTACACGGAATGCTTTCATAGACAAAATTGCTGTAGTTAGGCAAACATAAGGGTtaattttatatactgtattgtAGTGTATTCTGTATAATTATAGTATCTGCCTTGGTAGGGTGATAATGAGTGGCAGtctgttattaaattaaattaattaatttatattaattaaataaattaaattaaaatattggAAACTTTGCCATTATAGGAATATGTTACACTAAAGTATTGCAGTAAATAGGAGCCAGACTAGCAGGTTGCTGAGTAGACATCTGTGTAGTGGTTTGAAATGTACCACTTTTTCCTTCACTTTCCTGGTCAGGACACAACTTCCTGTTCatctgaaacgccttcctgttctactgaaatgccttcctgttctactgaaatgccttcctgttttactgaaacgccttcctgttctactgaaatgccttcctgttctactgaaacgccttcctgttttactgaaatgccttcctgttttactgaaacgccttcctgttctactgaaacgccttcctgttttactgaaatgccttcctgttctactgaaacgccttcctgttttactgaaatgccttcctgttcTACTGAAATGTCTTggttttcagtagtgtgtgtgagagcgtttcagtagtgtgtgtgagagcgtttcagtagtgtgtgtgagagcgtttcagtagtgtgtgtgagagctaaaatttcagtagtgtgtgtgagagcgtttcagtagtgtgtgtgagagctaaaatttcagtagtgtgtgtgagagcgtttcagtaataatgtcccttaCGGCACCTCATAAAAGCCACTGTGACACCATTGTTATGCTCTGTCAGTAATCTGTATTATGTAAAAATGGTCTGTAAATACAGCATGTTTCCTAGCGGAGTTGTACATATCAACATAGTTATAAATgacagttttttaaatcacacacttaatttcttaaataaaattattcaCAACATATGAGTGGGCAGACAATGGAGGTCGACAGACTTGGTGATAATTGCTTCTATAGAAAATTAGCACATGGCAGTGTCAATCTCTTGCTTTTCCTCTGAGTAGTATTTTATTTAGTTGTAATTTAATCAATAATTTGCTTCTTGAAATTAAGTAATGTATTTCTTGTTTTACTTTCTAAATTTCAGATCTGGGCCTTTACCTGCTCCCTCCTATACTGATGTGGTGTATGTGGTACTGCTGAGCTTGTATGTGGTATGTGAACTGTTAtgcttttcaaaacaaaactgttttctAAGTTAAGTTTTCTTTAGTGACCCATCCCATGCCCCTGTTATTTCTTCCCCAGATCTGAACCAGTGTAAAGGTTGCAGTTCAAGGGCCTGTGGTATGAAATtcttttcagatcagctgtgatcaatattttttggaacttgataaataacaataaaagctgTAATGGCTCCATTAGCATTTTGTGTAGATGCTTGTGTGAAATTATAGCTTTAATTTTGTCTTTCTACATGAGTTTTAGTTATaaagtatgtatatgtgtatatatagtatgtatatttacagtacagtatgttgtgtttgttgacaTGTTTTCAGGTGGAAGCAGAATTTGTGAGGATTACAACTGCTCCACTTGTTCCAAGGCTTTTTGCACAACTTGACCAATACACTGACCAGCTCATAAAGGTCTTCAAGAAAAAAGGAGGCGCTGCAGGGAAGAAAATTAGACAAATTTTGGCCCCAGCCACACAGGTGCGTTATTCTGTTGGTAGCAAAATATTATGGTGTTATAAAATCACTTTCAAATTTAAACAGCTAGTGTATGGTAGCTGCACAGTGTTCATTGTACTTACATTCATATTAAGCAAGACAAAGTTTGGTATTCAGAACTTTGGAAAATTTAAATTACCTAAACATAAGTAAAATTTGATCCCTCAATTTCGGGTTAAACCATAAgtgaatgtttttatgttaaagATCAATTTTTGAATGCAAAAAAAGATGATGTATTAGTTTGTCTTTACCTCCGTTATGGACATATATAATGTGGTGGAAACCCTGCCCAACGGGTTAACTATTCATGTCCATGTGATGATTAGTTGGTCTAGTGTACATGTCTATCTGTGCAGTGGATATGTCATTCATTTTGCATATAATGTGAGTTTGTGTCATCCTGaagtatttctgttttctcttcctgtATCTCTGCCACTCTCTACAGAAGCAAACTATTGAAAAGGGGAGGGAGTGTGTCCTCAGGGCACTACCTCTTTACCTGAATGAAGACCCAAGCATCCTCTTCAAAGAATACCTGGTTGGTAATTTTCGTTTAGCTTTTTATCTGTACTAAACCAAATCTTGAATAACTAATGTTGTCGCATGTtgtaatgttgttgttgttataattTGCATGGaacctgtttaaatgttttggtGAATCTTCTTGTATACccaaattatttatatattttgttgaGTCTGTAGTCTAAATTAGTGGTGCACTGGGGTCCATGTTCCTAATATTGTGTTTACTTTATTAAAGGGTagctttggcttttttttctttttttttttaactggatgccatttttatatgtttttgtgtctaATTGACAAATGGGTTTGGTTTTTGTACTCTCCATTGTAAAGGATTCTGatgctacagctgttcaaaggGAGCTGGAACAAGTTACCCTCCTCCAGCCGATGTGGGTATAACCATCGAGGGTGTTCTGCATGACCTGGAAGACATGGCCTCTGCATGTGCACTCTTAATGGGTGGGATATATGCACTGAATCTCAGTTAACCTCGAGACTGAAAGCTTTCTTTGAAGTACTTTAAAAGCTCTCCCTTCATCTGGACGTCAGCAGACTCTTGACAAAGGTACAGATGCTCAAGAATAAACTGAATGAATAAGCCAACCCTTAATTTGGATGATGGATGTTCTGTCAGATGGAAAGAAGTTTTTCGGAGGCTGAATGGGAATAAAATGGTAATTTGTTGAAAATGACAGATAAAGGGAAAACCTACATTTGAGAGAAATTTAGAAAATTTCGAAAAGTTTGTAAACTACTACAATTAGAGAGATTTTACTCTTGTGGGGGGGCTAGTAAGAGACAATCAAAAGTATTGAGATTTAAAGGATTTAATTGACAGATGCTACTGCACCAGAAATGTTGAAGGGTGGTGTGTATATTAACGTTCAAGGCATATTGTTATGAGGTGGAAGTATGTTCATATTGTGTTTGTGCTACTTTGTGTGCATTGTAAAGGTAATTGCAATACATACTAAGAATAAGGGTAAGTTAGGAATCCAGGATGAATGTATattttttggatttttaaaGACGAACAATTgtttccatgttaaaatgtttgcaaCTCGAGTTTTTTGCCCATACAGTGGTAAAATAAATGTTGACAGTGGCAAGTGTTAAATGGTTACTGCTGTGCTGTtgcaaaaaaactgaaagctgaCAAGCTGTTTGTTAGACCATAATGTTGGCAtgctttaaagttttatttgggATGGTGATAATTGCTATATCAGTGgactatttattattattattattattattatcattattattattattacataaagttttaaaattttGGCTGTTGAGGTGGACACTTCACTTTGCGTTGTTAAAGGAAAGCACTTCATTGGCATTGTGTTATTGGACTGACCCTAAGCAATCATTGCAAAAAGCAACTTTGCTATCTATTTTAGAAACTCAAAGAAAAAGCACTCCACAGACCTTACTAGCATCACATGTGCATAACTCAAGTGTCGTCTTATCAATGTGTTATGTGgtcttcaatgttttttttcttctatttttggcAGATATagacatttaatttaaagtctTGATGTTGCATCTGTCTACATACTGTTAGTTACTAACCCTAATgagctgttgtgttttattttggactGGGTTTACACAAATGCTCACTGAATGTGTTGGcaataaaagaaattaaaaaaaaataagttggATGTACTTAATTCATTTGTGTGGAACCTGTTGACAAAATAGATTTATGTAAAACTAATTAGTAAAGCACAAGGTGGCTGAAAATATATTATTTGAATTAATCTAacttaaatttaacattttactgccacaaaaagaaatgtgtttaaaaaaattaatctaaACTATCTAATGTTAAGATTCAAAAGTTAAGGAGAGATATACTGGAAATccaaataacaacactggtccggccGGGTGGAGTCAGACGATagtttttaatgaacacacgcaGCGTGGGGAGATAACACTGTACGCAGACAGCATCAAAAATCTCCGCCCAGCAATGACACAGCAATGCTTTTTTACATCAGGGTATATTTCTTGACGCCCCCCCATGCGTCAATCAGATACATACATGCATACgtcaaatcaaaaccacaatgacttttaacacagtttaaaaagaacattgtcGGCAGGTGCATCCTGTCATCATCCTGCCCGTGCTTATCTGTCTGGAACATCAAGTTCAGTTCTGCATCAGACAGTCACTCATGcaggcacaattttgcagttgcaagcaaaacatgattaaactttcacctataaatgaacctctctaactgtatgtgtgtgtatgtgtgtgtcagcctctgctgcaCTCATTCTCACTTCTCACCTCTTCAGCTAAGACTTGTAACCtcaagaacctctactaaaagcttaatcgAAAGATATAGATACATAAAAGATACTAAAGAATAACCTGATTGTTCATAACCTGCTTAAAAtacttgcactcagactctgctttcggtttcacttttgcaaagcatggcgcttcctgtcagcctgcaaccCAGTCTAGTCTGAAGTCTGGACTTCAGTGTAAGagtataaaaacattcaaaagcatttaggattatagattcaactcaacagtttaacgtggttcttactggacctgtaataaaggctaatatgataccaatatgtttgaacatctgaatgcaatatcaatagTGTTATTAAtggaatggtaatgatgattataaaaatagcagcaaataatagcagcaaaatatctTTCTACTCTTCACACTAACCTGTAAATATATCATTTATGTTCATACAACATGACTTGATTTAAGTAGTCTTACATATCTCTTGTTAATCCtaattagttttttaaaattagatgACCTAAAGATTTTTGCTTTAAACTAACACAATGCAATTTCGTGGAACCTGTtgacaaaataattttaattaaagtcaacgtttcatttttttgagtgtatgAGATATTAgccttaaatataaaaataaatcacaacaCGTGGAAATACTAAGCTGTCTGCACATAATTCACTGTGAggtttttttcctcaaaaacactgcaaatgGATCATTAATCCCCCCTCCCACCTGGAAACTTTTCTAACCAGCACGCTGCACTGAGCATGCATGTTTGTATACTGCCAGACAGGGACAAATATGGCATATTTTTCAGACTCAGTGTCATTTGGATTTCACAAAGAGGATGTCCAACAAAATGTGGTAATTTGCAAAACATGCCGTAAAACTCTTATCTCAACCGTAAAAGGTAGCAGCAAAGTAGAGTCTGTTGACATCATGAAAGGTTTATGAAAGACTCCTCAAAGCTGGGGTGCACAGGCCTTGAGTGATAGGTAGGGGAGGGGTCTCAGGACTTTCACAGGAGACTATGGTGCAAggtggagagagggagagagtagTGTAGCTGTGGATTGTAGGCTGGCTACAGGTAAGTCAGAAGGGGTGAGCATTCACTGCAGTGCCaaatctgttgaaaaacacattcaacTCTCTGGCTCTGTCCTCATGCAGATCTATACAAAATCTGCCATAAAATCCTcatagataaatattttttctgcttcaccTAATAAAGTTGAGCCCTTATCAAATGATTAAACATTCAGTCAGGATTTCAGgattttaactgtttaaatgCCAGTTTCATTATTTGAATtgtcaattatttattttgaaaaattattattattaatttccaTATAATAAATAGTAGGGGGATGGAGCATTGGTGGTGATTAGAGTCTTGGATATGTCAAAGATCAGCAACACAATGGATTTGATTGCATTTGTATAAAATACTTAATTCACTTtcattaaaaccattttttttatCTCACTGTACCAACACCTTGGTCCATTGTTTTATACTTTGAAAATTATGATATACTGATCATGAATTTAAGTTCATTTGTGAATAAGAGCACAGAATGTTTTATAAACATTtggatgtgtttttttctcttttcttttggtaATTTATTGATGTAATGACCTTGTCCTCTTTCCACTAAAGATTTTTCTTAACTGGAAGTGACATGAGCTGCCTGAACAAACATGTAAATGAATGACAAGGACAATGGTAAACAAATCACATAAAAATTGCAGAATAACTCTGTGTGTGCCAACAGTGTGCTATATCTTTGTTTAATACTTAGcgatataaatattaaatattttagtaTACTTATATTTAATACATCTCATGAAGAGTAACCAACAAttgcaaacacaaataaatcagAATAATTGATTTTAAcaatacactgtgtgtgtgtgtgtgtgtgtgccaggtGAAAGGGTTAAATGCCAGTGTCCCTGAGTAAGTTCACAGCATGCACATATTCATGTGGTAAAAGAGTTCAGTCTATGTAAGTGTGGAGGTAAATCACTTCTTAGGCAGTAATTCCTGAACACAGCAATCCCTTATTTGAATAATGAGACTCTTTGGCCTTCCTTGGCTTTTTCTCCTGTGGCTGAATCCAAATGAATCTTTACAGCACAATGGTAAGAAAGTCTGATTACTAGTTTCTGTCATAATAATAGTTTACAGTCACACAATAGATGTTTAAACAGTGGATTGAAATCAGCCTTTTT from Pelmatolapia mariae isolate MD_Pm_ZW linkage group LG17, Pm_UMD_F_2, whole genome shotgun sequence includes:
- the LOC134646685 gene encoding G2/M phase-specific E3 ubiquitin-protein ligase-like; its protein translation is MAISDDKPSTSSHSRDFNARSEDIPAISVNDEDYSSYLTLVASLSGDSSDDEDLNQAIIASLENQIAEKVPVQEILLELSSKISTKQQCKFNINRSPVWEGALRGFQRLSYDPNLMICVKFSDDMGKNEEGVDLGGPRREFLRLLMDTIARSAMFEGKENCKNLALDSTALRGDWYYISGRAIAVSLVHGGPPPNFLSPTVFSLLVGNSANPALEDIADLELFEKVKKISQSTTLEDLEKSKEPLLDYLANAGCLRPMRSLRDRDLLVHDIVMFQVIHRVQGPFQRFCEGLKTLGVLEKIRRHPDSFRPLFCYEPHMLTADQVDDLFNIHLSPEGSNRRAAEEMVVTFWRDYLQDAEEEGPSKLQKILAFATGATAVPPVGFSPAPSIEFIHRGDDDFSSTPIFPLANTCVNYIRLPLHVSYQLFKEKFDFALGNTYGFGRV